The Egibacteraceae bacterium genome segment ACGGTGGCGGTCAGGGCCTCACCGATGGAGAGCCGGCGTGTGACCCCCTCGGGGCCCACGCCGAGGAACCCCTGCTCACTCCCGTCAACGGTGCGCTGGTCGAGCGTGACCTCCAGCTCCCGGGTCTGGCCGCCGCGCTCCACGACCACCGGGATCGTCTCGCCGCCCCGCGCCGTCACGGCCCCGCGCACCGCGTCGAAGTCGGTGGTGGCCACGCCGTCCACGGCCACGATCACGTCACCCTCGGCCAGACCGGCCGCGTCGGCGGGGCTGTCCTCGCTGACGGCCGCCACCTGGTTGCTCCCGACCATCAGCCCCACGAAGGCCAGGGCCGCGAACAGCAGGGCCACCGCGACGATGAAGTGGGTGACCGACCCGGCGACGAGCACGATGAGCCGCTGCCAGGCGGGCTTCTCGAAGAACCGCCGGCCCGCGTCGGCCGGGTCGGTGTCCTCGAAGGAGTTCATCCCGATGATCTTCACGAACCCGCCGGCAGGGATGGCCTTGACGCCGTACTCCGTCTCGCCCCTCTGCACCGACCACAGCGTCGGGCCGAACCCGAGGAAGAACTTCTCGGCCTTCATACCGAAGGCCTTCGCGGTGATGAAGTGGCCGAACTCGTGGATCATGATGACCACGATCAGGCTCACGATGAAGATCGCGACGTACATGTCTCTCCCTAGGCCAAGAGCTCGCGTGCCCGCCGTCGGGCCCACTCCTCGACGGCGAGCAAGCTGTCGAGGTCGACGCCCGCCACCGGTTGCACTTCCCCCAAGACTGCCTCGACCACGTCGGCGATGCCGAGAAAGCCGGAACGGCCGTGGAGAAAGGCGGCGACCGCCTCTTCGTTGGCGGCGTTGTACACGGCCGGGAACACGCCGCCACGACGGCCGGCCGCTACCGCGAGGTCGAGCATGGGGAAGGCTTCGGCATCCAGCGCCTCGAACTGGAGGGCGGTCGGCTGGGTCCAGTCCATGCGCGCCGGCGCGGCGTCCAGCCGATCCGGCCACCCGAGGGCGAGCTGGATCGGCAGGCGCATGTCCGGCGGCGACAGCTTGGCGACCGTCGACCCGTCGCAGAACTCCACCATGCCGTGCACGACCGACTGGGGGTGCACGACGACGCTGATGCGCTCGTAGGGGATGCCGAACAGCAGGTGCGCCTCGATCACCTCCAAGCCCTTGTTGGCCAGCGACGCCGAGTTGATGGTGATGACCGCGCCCATGTCCCAGGTGGGGTGGGCGAGTGCGTCCGCGACGGTCACGTCCGCCAGCTCGGCGCGGTTGCGGCCACGGAAGGGGCCGCCGCTGGCGGTCAGGATGAGCCGCTCCACCTCGCTCTCCGCCCCGGCGCGCAGGCACTGGGCCAGGGCGGAGTGCTCGCTGTCCACGGGCACGATCTGGCCCGGTGCGGCGGCGTCGAGCACCAACGGGCCGCCGACGATCAGGGACTCCTTGTTGGCCAGAGCCAGGCGGCTTCCGCCCCGCAGCGCCGCCAGCGTGGGGCGCAGCCCCCGCGAACCGGTCATGCCGTTCAGGACCACCCCCCGGGGCCCGGCCCGGCCGGCCAGCTCCGTGCACGCGTCCGCACCGCAGAGGACCTCGACCCCCGCACCGAGGCGGTCACGGGCACGCCCCGCCGCGGTCGGGTCCGCCAGGGCGACCCGGCGCACGCCATGGCGCCGGGCCTGCTCGACGAGCAGGTCCGCGTTGCTGCCCGCGGCCAGAGCCTCCACCCGGAAGCGGTCGGGGTGGCGGGCCGCGACGTCCAGGGCCTGCGTCCCGATGGATCCCGTCGAGCCGAGGACGGTGACCCCGACGGGCTCGTCGGTCGCGGTCATTGCTCGCGGCCGACGACGAGGCGCTGCGCAGCCCCGACCGCGGCGGGCAGCGTCTTGCCGCTGCCGAGTGCGTAGTCGGCGTACAGCTGGCCGCACGCGGCGTCGATGTCGCCGCCCCGGTTGTGGCGGATGGTCGTGCGGACCCCGCCCCGCTCCAGCGCCGAAGCGAACGCCCGCTGCTCGACGACCGGGGGCGCTCGCCACGGCACCGCGGGGGTGGCGTTCATCGGAATGAGGTTCACGTGCGCCCCGAACCCCGCGACCAGCGCCGCCAGCTGCTCGGCGTGCTCGCGCCGGTCGTTGACCCCGCCGATCAGCACGTACTCGAAGGTCAGTCGCCGCCCCGTGGTCTCCTGGTACTCCCGACAGGCGTCGAGCAGCTCCGACAGCGGCCACTGGCGGTTGGGGGGCACCAGGTCGTCGCGCAGCGCGTCGTTGGGGGCGTGCAGGCTCACGGCCAGGGTGATCGGCAGGGCGAGCTCGGTCAGCCGGCGAATCCCCGGCACCATGCCCACGGTGGACACGGTGATCGACCGCGCCGACAGGTCGAAGCCGTCCGGGTCGTGCAGCCACCGCACGGCGGCGGTGGTGACCTCGGTGTTGGCCAACGGTTCGCCCATCCCCATGAACACCACGTTGGTGACGTGCTCGGGGACGCCCTCGATCCGCAGCTCGCCGGAAGCCAGCAGGCGCTGCATGACGGTGACCTGGCGCACCACCTCCCCGACCCCGAGCTGGCGGCGGAAGCCCGCCTGACCGGTCGCGCAGAACGGACAGCCCATCGCGCAGCCCGCCTGGGTGGAGATGCAGACGGTCGCCCGGCCCGCGCGCTGCCCGGTGGCCGGGTACAGCATGAGCACGGCTTCCACGGCCTCGGCCGCGCCCGAGGTCGAGAGCTCCAGCAAGACCTTGCGTGTCAGCCCCCCGTCGGCGGTGGTCTCGCGCAGGATGCGGGGCGGGGGGGCCAGCACGGCAGTCAGGTGCGCGCGCAGGTCGACGGGCAGGTCGGTCATCTCCGCCGGGTCGTCGACCCCTCGGACCAGCCACGCGTGGACCTGGCGTGCGCGGTAGGCCGGCAGGTCGGCGAGCAGGTCGCGCAGACCATCGGGGCCGAGCGCATAGGGGTCCACAGGGGTGTCGGGGGGGATGTCAGTGTCCAAGCGCGAGCAGCAGCAGGTGCGCGGTCGGCACGGCGAAGATGACCGCGTCGGCCCGGTCCATTATGCCCCCGTGGCCAGGCACGACCGTGCCGAGATCCTTGATCCCGAGGTCACGTTTGACCAGGGACTCCGCAAGGTCACCCACCGTCGACGCGATGACCACCCCGGCGGCCAGGATCAGCGCGGTGAGCAAGTCGATTCCGGGCACGAAGGGCCCGGTCACCACCCCGGCCACCACCAGCGCCGTCCCCATGCCACCGGCGAACCCCTCCCAGCTCTTGGCCGGGCTGACCGTCGGCGCAAGCAGGCGGCGCCCGAAACGGCTGCCAAACGCGAACGCCCCGATGTCGTTGGTGACGCTCAGCGCCACGACCGCCATGACCAGCCACAGGCCGTTCTCACGGACGAGCAGGAGGCCGAGGAAGCTCACCAGGAACGGCACCCACAGGGCCATCAGCAGCGTCGATCCGATACTGGCGACGACCCGGCGCCGGCCGGTGTCGAGCAGCACCCACGCCAGCGTGCCGAGCACGAGCAGCACGAGCCCCAGCGACTGCGCCGACGGGCCGGCGACGTACGTGCCGAACAGCATCACGAGCCCTGCACTGACCGCGATGGGCGTGGCGGGACGCAGGCCCTGCTGGCGGAAGGCGACATCGAGCTCGAGCAGCGCCATCACCGCGAGGATGCCGATGAACCCGAGGAACACCAGCGGATGCACGAGGAGCGTGACGATGAAGATCGCCGCCAGCGCCACACCCGAGGCGATCGCGACCGGCAGGTTTCGGCCCGACGACCGCCGGGGCCTCGCCCCTGAGGCCGGCGCCTCCATCGGTTCTCCTCCGGTTCCTGGTGGCTCGCTCAGACCTCCAGCAACTCCTTCTCCTTGTTGACGAGCACCTGGTCGATCTCGGCGATGTGCTGATCGGTCAGGTCCTGCAACCGGCCCTCCGCACGGTGCGAGTCGTCCTCGGTGATCTCCGACATCTCCAGCAGCGCACCGAGGTCCCCCTTGGCCTGCCGGCGGATGTTGCGGACGGCCACCCGCCCCTCCTCGGCCCGCTCACGGGCGAGCTTCACGAACTCCTTGCGCCGCTCCTCGGTGAGGTCCGGGAAGATCACGCGGATGATCTTGCCGTCGTTGGAGGGGTTCAGCCCGAGGTCGGACTGGGACAGCGCCCGCTCGATCTCCTTCAGGGCGGACGCGTCGTACGGGCTGATCACGAGCATGCGCGCCTCCGGGACGCTCACCCCGGCGATCTGCTGCAAGGGTGTGGGGGTCCCGTAGTACTCGACGGGGAGGTCGGTGATCAGGCCGGGGTTGGCCCGCCCCGTGCGGATCTTGGCGAAGGACGCCCGCGTGTGCTCGACGGCTGCGGCCATCTTTGATCGCGCCTCGTTCATGATGTCATCGATCACGGGTTCCTCCTCGCCGGGCGATCACTGCTCGGCCACCGCGTGGACGAGGGTTCCGATCGCCTCGCCGGCGACGGCACGACTGATGTTGCCCTCGGTGAACAGGTCGAAGACGATGATCGGCAGGGCGTGGTCCATGCACAGGGAGATGGCGGTGGCGTC includes the following:
- the dxr gene encoding 1-deoxy-D-xylulose-5-phosphate reductoisomerase; protein product: MTATDEPVGVTVLGSTGSIGTQALDVAARHPDRFRVEALAAGSNADLLVEQARRHGVRRVALADPTAAGRARDRLGAGVEVLCGADACTELAGRAGPRGVVLNGMTGSRGLRPTLAALRGGSRLALANKESLIVGGPLVLDAAAPGQIVPVDSEHSALAQCLRAGAESEVERLILTASGGPFRGRNRAELADVTVADALAHPTWDMGAVITINSASLANKGLEVIEAHLLFGIPYERISVVVHPQSVVHGMVEFCDGSTVAKLSPPDMRLPIQLALGWPDRLDAAPARMDWTQPTALQFEALDAEAFPMLDLAVAAGRRGGVFPAVYNAANEEAVAAFLHGRSGFLGIADVVEAVLGEVQPVAGVDLDSLLAVEEWARRRARELLA
- the frr gene encoding ribosome recycling factor, which codes for MIDDIMNEARSKMAAAVEHTRASFAKIRTGRANPGLITDLPVEYYGTPTPLQQIAGVSVPEARMLVISPYDASALKEIERALSQSDLGLNPSNDGKIIRVIFPDLTEERRKEFVKLARERAEEGRVAVRNIRRQAKGDLGALLEMSEITEDDSHRAEGRLQDLTDQHIAEIDQVLVNKEKELLEV
- a CDS encoding phosphatidate cytidylyltransferase, with the translated sequence MEAPASGARPRRSSGRNLPVAIASGVALAAIFIVTLLVHPLVFLGFIGILAVMALLELDVAFRQQGLRPATPIAVSAGLVMLFGTYVAGPSAQSLGLVLLVLGTLAWVLLDTGRRRVVASIGSTLLMALWVPFLVSFLGLLLVRENGLWLVMAVVALSVTNDIGAFAFGSRFGRRLLAPTVSPAKSWEGFAGGMGTALVVAGVVTGPFVPGIDLLTALILAAGVVIASTVGDLAESLVKRDLGIKDLGTVVPGHGGIMDRADAVIFAVPTAHLLLLALGH
- the rlmN gene encoding 23S rRNA (adenine(2503)-C(2))-methyltransferase RlmN gives rise to the protein MDTDIPPDTPVDPYALGPDGLRDLLADLPAYRARQVHAWLVRGVDDPAEMTDLPVDLRAHLTAVLAPPPRILRETTADGGLTRKVLLELSTSGAAEAVEAVLMLYPATGQRAGRATVCISTQAGCAMGCPFCATGQAGFRRQLGVGEVVRQVTVMQRLLASGELRIEGVPEHVTNVVFMGMGEPLANTEVTTAAVRWLHDPDGFDLSARSITVSTVGMVPGIRRLTELALPITLAVSLHAPNDALRDDLVPPNRQWPLSELLDACREYQETTGRRLTFEYVLIGGVNDRREHAEQLAALVAGFGAHVNLIPMNATPAVPWRAPPVVEQRAFASALERGGVRTTIRHNRGGDIDAACGQLYADYALGSGKTLPAAVGAAQRLVVGREQ
- a CDS encoding site-2 protease family protein yields the protein MYVAIFIVSLIVVIMIHEFGHFITAKAFGMKAEKFFLGFGPTLWSVQRGETEYGVKAIPAGGFVKIIGMNSFEDTDPADAGRRFFEKPAWQRLIVLVAGSVTHFIVAVALLFAALAFVGLMVGSNQVAAVSEDSPADAAGLAEGDVIVAVDGVATTDFDAVRGAVTARGGETIPVVVERGGQTRELEVTLDQRTVDGSEQGFLGVGPEGVTRRLSIGEALTATVSGDFSVVRLTSLTVQGLGQAFSPEGISRWIGSVSGDQPRTVEGPMSVVGIGQAISAFGTSGDVFAVIIILAQLNIVLGLLNMLPLPPLDGGHVALLAVEEGVNGTRRLLGKEATWRIDPAVVTPIALAVILLFTALTVTVVYMDIVNPATELLQ